In Plasmodium falciparum 3D7 genome assembly, chromosome: 8, the following proteins share a genomic window:
- a CDS encoding perforin-like protein 4: MMIFSNYLFNILIVCYLFIYIGSFSICHDIKTDEKTNEIFSKYLGKGYDILFGYPLPNNELIDDPGFKEVIIDTQLSIDNISNYICKKEEYVDVIEDINDIGYLGMQKINIDDLDNRIKPFSASMPYKSYFADLEIKKKKYALAQNMCVLNYATYDLKESGNNINKDFVLDIEKLPILTKNQMKLCTKVLYMNNNLHCSEGIKSWMKFFEKYGTHVVLSAHFGGMSFNTMEITKRKIEEIKIYKYKYSLWNNPYLNIFKSGSLFQDLSINVDGHKENKKNNSNNNINIDEKKKNDAYIKNDVLIEQYRDNINLEIRGGNNFDEKWRNLTYLVWKNSIYSNIVPIHLDLYSLNTFMPIEKKESYDMALLFYNNLYGIDNENFYLSQDITDVLSEGKQITGSNKGSLILSCPVGYIKSTGLIFVYDSSEKLKTNKSKDPKIKIYPCTNKGQYDIACSYITKKKNIITFGWIYCVKHNFIKFETLYQNNDNIISKDGKTFMSLTCTEGNTIAFGFKMKLKKLEKLEKLKIKPCTIGDDQCTINNIKRNSDYLLWGFCVPSSFRSLSSLQLTYIHDDTIQNDIRGACSDIYINKYDNIFLGFTFSFDNKFEQVKTEPCESQSKYCFHIIPKKKKKMYYVGMFLLCRFDGNTNRKFTYK; this comes from the coding sequence ATGATGATATtttcaaattatttatttaacataCTAATCGTATGTTACTTGTTTATCTATATAGGTTCGTTTTCTATTTGTCATGATATAAAAACTGACGAAAAAACCAATGAAATATTCAGCAAATATTTGGGAAAAGGCTATGATATTTTGTTTGGTTATCCATTACCTAATAATGAACTTATTGACGATCCAGGATTTAAAGAAGTTATTATAGACACACAATTATCAATTGACAACATATcaaattatatttgtaaaaaggAAGAATATGTAGATGTTATAGAAGACATAAATGATATAGGTTATCTAGGAATgcagaaaataaatattgatGATTTGGATAATCGTATAAAACCATTTTCAGCGTCTATGCCATATAAAAGCTATTTTGCAGACTTAGAAattaagaagaaaaaatatgcaCTAGCTCAAAATATGTGTGTATTAAATTATGCTACATATGATTTAAAAGAATCCgggaacaatataaataaggaTTTCGTATTAGACATTGAAAAATTACctattttaacaaaaaacCAAATGAAGTTATGTACcaaagtattatatatgaataataatctGCATTGTTCAGAAGGTATAAAAAGCTGGATgaaattttttgaaaaatatggaaCTCATGTAGTATTATCTGCCCATTTTGGTGGTATGTCATTTAATACCATGGAAATtacgaaaagaaaaattgaagaaataaaaatatataagtataaataCTCTCTTTGGAATAACCCATATTTAAATATCTTTAAATCTGGATCGTTATTTCAAGATCTTAGCATTAATGTAGATGGTcacaaagaaaataaaaaaaataatagtaataataatattaatatagatgagaagaagaaaaatgatgcttatataaaaaatgatgtgTTAATAGAACAATATAGGGACAATATTAATCTAGAAATTCGGGGAGGAAATAATTTTGATGAAAAGTGGAGAAATTTAACATATTTAGTTTGGAAAAATTCTATTTATTCTAATATAGTTCCTATACATCTTGACTTGTATTCATTGAATACATTCATGCCtatagaaaaaaaggaatCATATGATATggctttattattttataataatttgtacGGAATAGATAATGAAAACTTTTATCTTTCTCAAGACATAACAGATGTATTATCCGAAGGAAAACAGATAACTGGTTCAAATAAAGGATCTTTGATTTTAAGTTGTCCTGttggatatataaaaagcaCTGGTCTGATTTTCGTTTACGACAGTTCTGAGAAATTAAAAACTAATAAAAGTAAGGACcccaaaataaaaatatatccatGTACTAATAAAGGGCAATATGATATTGCTTGCTCATATATaacaaagaagaaaaatattataacattcGGATGGATATACTGTGTAAagcataattttattaaatttgaaACGCtttatcaaaataatgataatattatatctaaGGACGGTAAAACATTTATGAGCCTTACCTGCACCGAAGGAAATACGATAGCTTTCGGttttaaaatgaaattaaaaaagttggaaaaattagaaaagttaaaaataaaaccatGTACTATAGGAGATGATCAGTGtactattaataatatcaaaaGAAATTCCGATTATTTATTATGGGGCTTTTGTGTACCTTCATCTTTTCGTAGTCTTTCTTCTTTACAATTAACCTATATTCATGATGATACtatacaaaatgatataCGAGGAGCTTGttcagatatatatattaataaatacgataatatttttctagGTTTTACTTTTTCCTTCGATAATAAATTTGAACAAGTAAAAACGGAACCTTGTGAAAGCCAATCCAAATATTGTTTTCATATAATaccaaaaaagaaaaaaaaaatgtattatgtTGGGATGTTTTTATTATGCAGATTTGATGGGAACACGAATAGAAagtttacatataaataa